The following are encoded together in the Acidobacteriota bacterium genome:
- a CDS encoding ABC transporter permease has translation MTLTVAALAGVMSLVSEPFASADNIFNISRNFAFIGLIALGQTAVIATGGIDLSVGSVMGLVGIVTGLVLGSGQPLIVAAAAGLGCALLCGIVNGSLVAYFRLSPFVVTLGMLSIARSLALVISNNRMIHDFGPDEDLLLALGGGRFLGVANPVWLLVLAALCAAAWFRYSRLARHVLAVGGNEDSTRLAGVPVARVKLTVYVLSSLLAGVSAILMIGWLGAVTNALGQNYELRVIASAVIGGANLMGGEGGAFGAVAGAALIELIRNSLLLLGVDPYWQGAFIGGSIIVAMLVERMRRARR, from the coding sequence GTGACTCTGACCGTCGCGGCTCTGGCCGGCGTGATGAGCCTGGTCTCCGAGCCGTTCGCGAGCGCCGACAACATCTTCAACATCAGCCGGAACTTCGCGTTCATCGGGCTGATCGCCCTCGGACAGACGGCGGTCATCGCGACCGGCGGCATCGACCTTTCGGTCGGCTCCGTCATGGGGCTCGTAGGAATCGTCACCGGTCTCGTTCTGGGGTCGGGGCAACCGCTGATCGTGGCGGCGGCGGCGGGACTCGGCTGCGCCCTGCTGTGCGGGATCGTCAACGGTTCGCTGGTGGCGTACTTCCGCCTGTCGCCCTTCGTCGTCACGCTCGGCATGTTGAGCATCGCGCGGTCGCTGGCGCTCGTCATCTCGAACAACCGGATGATCCATGACTTCGGTCCCGACGAGGACCTGCTGCTCGCGCTGGGCGGCGGCCGCTTCCTGGGAGTGGCGAACCCCGTCTGGCTGCTTGTCTTGGCGGCACTTTGCGCGGCAGCGTGGTTCCGCTACAGCCGGCTGGCGCGGCATGTGCTCGCGGTCGGCGGCAACGAGGATTCGACCCGGCTGGCGGGCGTGCCCGTGGCCCGGGTAAAGCTCACCGTCTACGTGCTCAGTTCCCTGCTTGCCGGGGTTTCGGCGATCCTGATGATCGGCTGGCTGGGAGCGGTCACGAATGCGCTGGGCCAGAACTACGAACTGCGCGTTATCGCTTCGGCCGTGATCGGCGGCGCCAATCTGATGGGCGGGGAAGGCGGCGCGTTCGGCGCGGTGGCCGGCGCGGCGCTGATCGAACTGATCCGCAACAGCCTGCTGTTGCTCGGTGTGGACCCGTACTGGCAGGGGGCCTTCATCGGGGGTTCGATCATCGTCGCTATGCTGGTCGAGCGAATGAGACGGGCCAGGCGATGA
- a CDS encoding ATP-binding cassette domain-containing protein — protein MLELRSVGMRFGAVEALQGVDLELAPGEVVGLMGDNGAGKSTLLKIVAGNFASTSGELRWDGQPVELTPLSARENGIEAVYQDLALCDNLSATANVFLGRELHRRLFGILPVLDHAAMRKRSAELFDELGSDTRPDDLVRRMSGGQRQATALARARLSAPRLMLLDEPTAAISVRQIAEVLELIRSLRDRGVSVLLISHRMSDVFAVADRVVVLRRGRKVADKAVAESSPEEVTALITGALEAA, from the coding sequence ATGCTTGAACTCCGGTCGGTCGGCATGCGGTTCGGCGCGGTCGAGGCGCTGCAGGGCGTCGACCTGGAACTCGCCCCGGGTGAAGTCGTCGGACTGATGGGCGACAACGGCGCCGGCAAGTCCACCTTGCTCAAGATCGTCGCGGGGAACTTCGCGTCGACGTCGGGCGAGCTCCGCTGGGACGGGCAGCCGGTCGAACTCACGCCCCTCTCGGCGCGGGAGAACGGCATCGAGGCCGTTTACCAGGACCTCGCCCTTTGCGACAACCTCTCCGCGACGGCCAACGTGTTCCTGGGCCGCGAGTTGCACCGCAGGCTGTTCGGGATCCTGCCGGTGCTGGACCACGCGGCCATGCGAAAGAGGTCCGCCGAACTGTTCGACGAGCTCGGTTCCGACACCCGCCCGGACGATCTCGTGCGGAGGATGTCGGGCGGGCAGCGCCAGGCCACGGCGCTGGCGCGGGCTCGGCTGAGTGCGCCACGCCTCATGCTGCTGGACGAGCCGACCGCGGCCATCAGCGTGCGTCAGATCGCCGAAGTACTGGAGCTCATTCGCAGCCTGCGCGACCGGGGCGTTTCGGTGCTCCTGATCTCCCACCGGATGTCGGACGTCTTCGCGGTCGCGGACCGCGTCGTCGTCCTGAGAAGAGGGCGAAAGGTGGCGGACAAGGCGGTCGCAGAGTCGTCGCCGGAGGAGGTGACCGCGCTGATCACCGGCGCGCTCGAAGCCGCGTGA
- a CDS encoding divalent metal cation transporter, which yields MPEQLSAAERDDLRVGLRMAHPPDPAVLAAERRQLAELEQAPRTARWRGFAGLIGPGYMQSAMTLGSGTAASALFAGAVFGYQLLWVAPLAMLLGLVMLSAVAHQTLSTGMRPFDAMRRFAGAPLAWSWALGALIASIVWHFPQYSLASAVLVDLGEAAGIEGLPAAALGFVVLVWAVLISSLYGRRPELIRVYERLLRYMVWGIVVCFAWVVIRTGVSDWGGLVRGFVGFAVPGERNGVLGVTVILSGLSAAVGINMVFLYPYSLLARGWSREHRSLARFDLWTGTFVPYVLAASLMVIAAANTIHLDPAYDGVRLSPVEAAQSLAAVAGPAVGRVVFDLGVLGMALSTITLHMLATGFVACELFGWEFGSTKHRLAMLLPAPGVLGPVFWGDIAVWLAVPTNIVCGLFLPAAYIGFVILQRKRGYLGKDRPEGTRGWLWWALMVGVTLFLTGFMAWYVWTQGPGYFGRLTG from the coding sequence ATGCCGGAACAGTTGTCCGCTGCCGAGCGGGACGACCTGCGGGTCGGTCTCCGGATGGCCCACCCGCCCGACCCGGCGGTTCTGGCGGCCGAGCGACGGCAACTGGCCGAACTGGAGCAGGCGCCGCGGACGGCACGCTGGCGAGGTTTCGCCGGACTGATCGGCCCCGGATACATGCAGAGCGCGATGACGCTCGGCAGCGGGACGGCGGCTTCCGCCCTGTTCGCCGGGGCCGTGTTCGGCTACCAGCTCCTTTGGGTCGCGCCGCTCGCCATGCTGCTGGGACTGGTCATGCTCTCCGCGGTCGCCCACCAGACCCTGTCGACGGGAATGCGGCCGTTCGATGCGATGCGCCGCTTCGCTGGGGCGCCCCTCGCCTGGAGTTGGGCCCTGGGCGCGCTGATCGCGTCGATCGTCTGGCACTTCCCTCAGTACTCGCTGGCCTCCGCGGTGCTGGTGGACCTCGGCGAAGCGGCGGGGATCGAGGGATTGCCTGCGGCGGCGCTCGGCTTCGTCGTCCTCGTCTGGGCCGTGCTGATCTCCTCACTCTACGGCCGGCGGCCCGAACTGATTCGCGTCTACGAGCGGCTACTGCGCTACATGGTGTGGGGAATCGTCGTCTGCTTCGCCTGGGTGGTGATCCGCACGGGAGTCTCGGACTGGGGCGGCCTCGTCCGCGGTTTCGTCGGTTTCGCGGTTCCCGGCGAGCGGAACGGCGTGCTCGGCGTGACGGTGATTCTAAGCGGCCTGTCGGCCGCGGTCGGGATCAACATGGTGTTCCTGTACCCGTACTCACTGCTCGCCCGCGGCTGGTCGAGGGAGCACAGGTCGCTGGCCAGGTTCGACCTGTGGACCGGGACCTTCGTGCCCTACGTCCTGGCCGCAAGCCTGATGGTGATCGCCGCTGCGAACACGATTCACCTCGATCCCGCCTACGACGGCGTGCGGCTGAGTCCCGTCGAGGCGGCGCAGTCCCTGGCGGCCGTCGCGGGACCCGCGGTGGGACGCGTGGTGTTCGACCTGGGCGTGCTCGGCATGGCGCTGTCGACGATCACCCTGCACATGCTGGCGACCGGGTTCGTGGCCTGCGAGCTGTTCGGTTGGGAGTTTGGCAGCACGAAGCACCGGCTGGCCATGCTGCTTCCCGCGCCCGGCGTGCTCGGTCCCGTGTTCTGGGGCGACATCGCGGTCTGGCTGGCCGTGCCGACGAACATCGTCTGCGGCCTGTTCCTGCCGGCCGCCTACATCGGCTTCGTCATCCTGCAGCGAAAGCGCGGCTATCTGGGAAAGGACCGGCCGGAAGGGACCCGCGGCTGGCTGTGGTGGGCCCTGATGGTCGGCGTGACGCTGTTCCTGACCGGTTTCATGGCCTGGTACGTCTGGACCCAGGGGCCGGGCTACTTCGGACGCCTGACCGGCTGA
- a CDS encoding c-type cytochrome, with product MDRRFPSALLIALVAAASPGLAQRGDREGHVMEQVWRQFKVPEAPPLVPEEAMETLRVAPGFRVELVAAEPLVEDPVAMSWDERGLLYVVEMRGFMPNVDGVGEQEPVGRVVVLEDTDADGAMDRSAVYLDRLVSPRAIAAVSGGVLIGEPPNLWLCRSEAKAGGLPRCASRERLLDYGDPDPDLLEHTENGLLWALDNWIYNAKSDRRFRLRRGTEGAFIEMDPTLFRGQWGMAQDDVGRLYYNTNSRYLYADLIPADYALADPDHQPRGGGIGASERLVHDETVYSIRVNPGINRGYVGSMLRGDGRLAVTTSVSGLTVYRGDQFPATFRGDVFVPEPAGNVVAHFDLAPGPMENGIPTLIAEHRRYEDPDWVEREFLASTDERFRPVDAKTGPDGALYVIDMYRGILQHVRYVTTYLREYILEHGLDRPIGMGRIYRIVWEGDADDPFPVRRDPHPLDTASDRIAALSHPNGWHRDTAQRLLVENELDDPGRDALRELARSGADPLARIHALWTLNGRGELDEATTLAALRDGNPWLVVHGLRAGEETLAGSAAGQAAIGELLDSSSLQVRTQALLTLGAVAPEAPWARATLAERVAARPDDPFHRQIALAANRGGAGDPEPPVVPAAAPAMTAEEASRFNHGRRHYRACNSCHGNDGRGLEGLGPSLVGSPWVVDSPERLTALVLQGIEGPIEVHGEFWDDLMPGFAADPRLPDTAIAALLTYIRRSWGNTADPVSPELVTNVRAQTSERVEPWTAPELEQAFP from the coding sequence ATGGACCGGCGATTCCCCTCTGCGCTTCTGATCGCGCTTGTCGCCGCGGCATCACCGGGCCTGGCCCAGCGCGGCGACCGCGAGGGCCACGTTATGGAACAGGTGTGGCGCCAGTTCAAGGTGCCCGAAGCGCCTCCCCTCGTCCCCGAGGAGGCGATGGAAACACTGCGCGTGGCTCCCGGCTTCCGCGTCGAGCTGGTCGCCGCGGAACCCCTGGTCGAAGACCCGGTGGCGATGTCCTGGGACGAACGAGGGCTCCTCTACGTCGTCGAGATGCGCGGCTTCATGCCGAACGTGGACGGCGTCGGCGAGCAGGAGCCGGTCGGCCGGGTCGTCGTGCTCGAGGACACGGACGCGGACGGCGCGATGGACCGGAGCGCGGTTTACCTGGACCGCCTGGTCAGCCCGCGCGCAATCGCGGCCGTCTCGGGCGGCGTCCTGATCGGCGAACCGCCGAACCTGTGGCTGTGCCGGAGTGAAGCGAAAGCCGGCGGCCTGCCCCGCTGCGCGAGCCGGGAGCGGCTCCTCGACTACGGCGACCCGGACCCCGATCTTCTGGAACACACGGAGAACGGACTCCTCTGGGCCCTGGACAACTGGATCTACAACGCCAAGTCCGACCGGCGCTTCCGGCTACGGAGGGGGACCGAGGGCGCCTTCATCGAGATGGATCCGACGCTCTTTCGGGGCCAGTGGGGCATGGCCCAGGACGACGTCGGCCGCCTCTACTACAACACGAACTCGCGCTACCTGTACGCCGATCTCATTCCCGCCGACTACGCCCTGGCGGACCCGGACCATCAGCCCCGGGGCGGCGGCATCGGCGCCAGCGAGCGGCTCGTCCACGACGAAACGGTCTATTCGATCCGGGTGAACCCGGGCATCAACCGCGGCTACGTCGGCAGCATGCTGCGCGGCGACGGCCGGCTCGCGGTCACGACCTCGGTCAGCGGACTGACCGTCTACCGCGGCGATCAGTTCCCCGCCACCTTCCGCGGGGACGTCTTCGTGCCGGAGCCGGCAGGCAACGTAGTCGCCCACTTCGATCTCGCGCCCGGTCCAATGGAGAACGGCATCCCGACCCTGATCGCCGAGCACCGTCGCTACGAGGATCCGGACTGGGTCGAACGCGAGTTCCTGGCTTCGACCGACGAACGCTTCCGTCCCGTCGACGCGAAGACCGGACCGGACGGCGCCCTGTACGTGATCGACATGTATCGCGGCATCCTCCAGCACGTGCGGTACGTGACGACCTACCTGCGCGAGTACATCCTCGAGCACGGGCTCGACCGCCCGATCGGCATGGGCCGCATCTACCGGATCGTCTGGGAAGGTGACGCCGATGACCCGTTCCCGGTCCGCCGCGACCCGCACCCGCTCGATACCGCATCCGACCGCATCGCCGCCCTGTCCCACCCGAACGGCTGGCACCGGGACACCGCCCAGCGTCTGCTGGTCGAGAACGAACTCGACGACCCCGGCCGGGATGCACTGCGCGAACTTGCCCGTTCAGGCGCCGATCCGCTGGCCCGCATCCACGCCCTGTGGACCCTTAACGGCCGAGGCGAACTCGATGAGGCAACGACTCTGGCAGCCCTCCGGGACGGCAACCCGTGGCTCGTCGTCCACGGTTTGCGCGCTGGCGAGGAGACGCTGGCGGGAAGTGCCGCCGGTCAGGCCGCCATCGGCGAGTTGCTCGACTCCTCGTCGCTTCAGGTCCGGACCCAGGCCCTGCTGACCCTTGGCGCCGTGGCTCCCGAAGCGCCCTGGGCCCGGGCCACCCTGGCCGAACGGGTCGCCGCGCGCCCGGACGACCCCTTCCACCGCCAGATCGCCCTCGCCGCGAACCGCGGCGGCGCCGGCGATCCCGAGCCACCGGTGGTCCCGGCCGCGGCTCCCGCCATGACCGCCGAGGAAGCGTCCCGGTTCAACCACGGACGACGCCATTACCGCGCCTGCAACTCGTGCCACGGCAACGACGGGCGGGGCCTGGAGGGTCTCGGCCCAAGCCTGGTCGGCTCCCCGTGGGTCGTGGACTCCCCCGAACGCCTGACCGCCCTCGTTCTCCAGGGAATCGAGGGACCGATCGAAGTCCACGGCGAGTTCTGGGACGACCTGATGCCCGGCTTCGCCGCCGACCCCCGCCTCCCCGACACTGCCATCGCCGCACTCCTCACCTACATCCGCCGAAGCTGGGGCAACACTGCTGACCCAGTTTCGCCCGAACTCGTCACCAACGTCCGGGCCCAGACGAGTGAACGCGTGGAACCCTGGACTGCTCCGGAACTCGAACAGGCGTTCCCCTAG
- a CDS encoding efflux RND transporter permease subunit gives MRVVSFATRRPVTVFIFALAAVVFGGVAFRDLAVDLLPDITYPSLTVQTGYEGAAPVEMETLITRPVEDAVGVVNGVNRVISSSRADISEVTLEFSWGTNMDFASLDVRERLDQVRLPIAADRPVLLRYDPSLDPILRMGLAGGGSDLIALRLLAEEDLKRKLERLEGVAAVVVSGGLEEEIQVEIDERRLTSLGLTMNQVMNRLAQENVNLTGGRLRDGQTDYLVRTINELLRPEEMREIVIDRSQGAIVRLEDIARVYQGAREREVITRIDGREAVEIAVYKEGGTNTVTVASAVLDRVDGLVEEIRQIDPQLELTVLTDQSRYIRDSVSAVIETALIGGSLAIVVLFLFLRSAPKTLIIGISIPVSVVATFFLMYVAGVSLNIMSLGGITLGIGLLLDNSIVVLEAIQRRRDQGLGVVEAARAGASEVGRAVIASTITTVCVFVPIVFVEGVAGQMFGDQALTVTFSLLVSLGVALTVIPMLASRRFLAADAEVESVKHVGRSNPVTRVLSAFFSAIGVGIALAVKHVVRAVATVMSLLLRPVLVGFDAVLRGITAVYARILRGALRHPALVVLAAVVLLAGSVQLIGSLGTELVPELIQGEFYVDAELAPGSRLEVTDRRLKNIDKWVRDFREELGVQSVYTVVGTSNEQGGAAGERRENIGQVNVRMEPPIDAEREELVMGRIRNLIDAENASFGGGMPPIAGAASVRAGAAADGGALLGDDSLKYRFGRPTYFSFRSPVEVQIRGHNLALLEVLADQVAARMREVEGLVDVKSSTEGGNPELQIIFDRERLSTLNYTVAELGAVIRSKVQGDIATDIVREDRNIEVRMRADEGYRDSVRDLRNLNIRQNGATPLPLSAVAEVIETEGPAEIRRSDGGRVALIEGNIVGRDLGSVSDDIQAILDSTRFPVGFDYSVGGQRQEMERSFDSMRLAILLAVFMVYLVMASQFESLLHPFVILFAVPFSIIGAVGILYLTRTPVSIVVLIGGILLAGIVVNNAIILIDYTNRLRRAGKAKVEALREACLVRLRPILMTTSTTVLGLLPMALGLGEGAELRTPMALTVVGGLLTSTLLTLIVIPALYLLLDFHKRDAIDPEAAAEAAAT, from the coding sequence ATGCGAGTTGTTTCCTTCGCCACCCGGCGACCGGTCACGGTGTTCATCTTCGCCCTGGCGGCGGTGGTCTTCGGCGGCGTCGCCTTCCGCGATCTGGCGGTCGACCTGCTGCCGGACATCACCTACCCGTCGCTGACCGTCCAGACGGGGTACGAGGGCGCGGCGCCGGTCGAGATGGAGACCCTGATCACGCGGCCGGTCGAGGACGCGGTCGGGGTGGTCAACGGGGTCAACCGGGTCATATCGAGTTCCCGGGCGGACATCAGCGAGGTCACCCTGGAGTTCTCCTGGGGCACGAACATGGACTTCGCGTCGCTCGACGTGCGGGAGCGTCTCGATCAGGTGCGGTTGCCGATCGCGGCCGACCGGCCGGTTCTGTTGCGCTACGACCCGTCGCTCGACCCGATCCTGCGGATGGGGCTCGCCGGCGGCGGCAGCGACCTGATCGCGCTGCGCCTGCTGGCGGAGGAGGATCTGAAGCGGAAGCTGGAGCGCCTGGAAGGCGTGGCGGCCGTCGTCGTCAGCGGCGGTCTGGAGGAGGAGATCCAGGTCGAGATCGATGAACGGAGGCTGACCTCCCTGGGCCTGACGATGAATCAGGTGATGAACCGCCTGGCGCAGGAGAACGTGAATCTCACGGGCGGGCGGCTGCGCGACGGCCAGACCGACTACCTGGTGCGAACGATCAACGAACTGCTGCGTCCGGAGGAGATGCGGGAGATCGTGATCGACCGCTCCCAGGGCGCGATCGTTCGCCTGGAAGACATCGCCCGGGTCTACCAGGGCGCGAGGGAGCGCGAGGTGATCACGCGGATCGACGGCCGGGAGGCCGTGGAGATCGCGGTCTACAAGGAGGGGGGCACGAACACGGTCACCGTCGCCTCCGCCGTTCTCGATCGGGTGGACGGTCTCGTGGAGGAGATCAGACAGATCGATCCCCAGCTCGAGCTGACCGTTCTCACCGACCAGTCGCGCTACATCCGCGACTCCGTGTCGGCCGTGATCGAAACCGCACTGATCGGCGGCTCGCTGGCGATCGTTGTCCTGTTCCTCTTCCTGCGGAGCGCGCCGAAGACGCTGATCATCGGGATTTCGATCCCGGTCTCGGTCGTGGCGACCTTCTTCCTGATGTACGTCGCCGGCGTGTCGCTCAACATCATGTCGCTGGGCGGGATCACGCTCGGCATCGGTCTCCTGCTGGACAACTCGATCGTCGTCCTGGAGGCGATCCAGCGGAGGCGGGACCAGGGCCTGGGGGTCGTCGAGGCGGCCCGGGCCGGGGCCTCCGAAGTCGGCCGGGCGGTGATCGCGAGCACGATCACGACCGTCTGCGTGTTCGTGCCGATCGTGTTCGTCGAGGGCGTCGCCGGCCAGATGTTCGGCGACCAGGCGCTGACCGTGACGTTCTCCCTGCTCGTGTCGCTCGGGGTCGCGCTGACGGTGATCCCGATGCTGGCTTCCCGGAGGTTCTTGGCGGCCGATGCCGAGGTCGAGTCGGTCAAACACGTGGGCCGCTCCAACCCGGTGACCAGGGTCCTTTCGGCCTTCTTCAGCGCGATCGGTGTCGGCATCGCGCTGGCCGTCAAGCATGTGGTCCGCGCCGTTGCCACGGTCATGTCCCTGCTGCTGCGGCCCGTTCTCGTCGGCTTCGACGCAGTGCTTCGCGGCATCACGGCGGTTTACGCCCGCATCCTTCGCGGGGCCCTTCGCCACCCCGCACTGGTCGTCCTGGCGGCAGTCGTGCTGCTCGCGGGGAGCGTCCAGCTCATCGGCTCGCTGGGAACCGAACTCGTGCCGGAGCTGATCCAGGGCGAGTTCTACGTCGACGCCGAACTGGCGCCCGGGAGCCGGCTGGAGGTCACTGACCGGCGGCTGAAGAACATTGACAAATGGGTGCGCGACTTCCGCGAGGAGCTCGGCGTGCAGTCGGTCTACACGGTGGTCGGCACCTCGAACGAGCAGGGAGGCGCGGCCGGCGAGAGACGGGAGAACATCGGCCAGGTCAACGTGCGGATGGAACCGCCGATCGATGCCGAGCGCGAGGAGCTGGTGATGGGCCGGATCCGGAACCTGATCGACGCGGAGAACGCGTCCTTTGGCGGTGGGATGCCGCCGATCGCGGGTGCGGCGTCGGTTCGGGCCGGGGCCGCGGCCGACGGCGGAGCGTTGCTCGGCGACGACTCCCTGAAGTACCGGTTCGGCCGTCCGACCTACTTCAGCTTCAGGAGCCCGGTCGAGGTGCAGATCCGCGGCCACAACCTGGCGCTGCTGGAAGTGCTTGCCGACCAGGTGGCGGCCCGGATGCGCGAAGTCGAGGGTCTTGTGGATGTCAAGTCTTCGACGGAGGGCGGCAATCCGGAACTGCAGATCATCTTCGACCGGGAACGGCTGTCGACGTTGAACTACACCGTTGCCGAACTCGGCGCCGTCATCCGGTCCAAGGTGCAGGGCGACATCGCGACGGACATCGTGCGCGAGGATCGGAACATCGAGGTCCGGATGCGGGCCGACGAGGGCTACCGCGACTCGGTCCGTGATCTTCGCAACCTGAACATCCGCCAGAACGGCGCCACGCCACTGCCTCTCTCGGCGGTGGCGGAAGTGATCGAGACTGAAGGGCCGGCCGAGATTCGCCGCAGCGACGGCGGCCGGGTGGCGCTGATCGAGGGGAACATCGTCGGCCGCGATCTGGGCAGCGTCTCCGACGACATTCAGGCCATCCTGGACTCGACGCGGTTCCCCGTCGGCTTCGACTACTCGGTCGGCGGGCAGCGCCAGGAGATGGAGCGCTCGTTCGACAGCATGCGACTGGCGATCCTGCTGGCCGTGTTCATGGTCTATCTGGTCATGGCGTCCCAGTTCGAGTCGCTGCTACATCCCTTCGTCATCCTCTTCGCGGTGCCGTTCTCGATCATCGGCGCGGTCGGCATCCTCTATCTCACGCGGACGCCGGTCAGCATCGTCGTCCTGATCGGCGGCATCCTGCTGGCCGGCATCGTCGTGAACAACGCGATCATCCTCATCGACTACACGAACCGCTTGCGGCGCGCCGGCAAGGCGAAGGTGGAGGCCTTGCGCGAGGCATGCCTGGTCCGCCTGCGGCCGATCCTGATGACGACGTCAACTACCGTGCTGGGTCTGCTGCCGATGGCGCTGGGCCTGGGCGAGGGGGCGGAGCTCAGAACGCCGATGGCCCTGACCGTGGTCGGCGGGCTACTGACCTCAACGCTGCTGACGCTGATCGTGATCCCGGCGCTCTATCTCCTGCTCGACTTCCACAAGCGCGACGCCATCGACCCTGAGGCCGCCGCCGAGGCTGCTGCTACGTAG
- a CDS encoding efflux RND transporter periplasmic adaptor subunit: MKLKRLLGKARPAGALLLIAAVAAAGIGCGQSNAEAGGDNPRAGRGGPGGGPGGRGGGPPGGFPGGFPPGFGGSAPTAVIPVRVTSAIRRDIADYLETNGSLEAENEVDIVARTAGPIVELNVEEGDFVREGQVLARIDAAEIEAQLGIARVNLAEAELSWNRAQSSYREEVISQEAYDLARSTFESAAAQIVGTEILLDYTVIRAPFDGLIIERVIKNAEHVPTNARLFRISDFDPLLCPIQLPEKDLPRLKLDQSAHLTVEAWPGVRFPARVLRISPVVDAATGTVKVTLEVQAQGRLRPGMFASVFVETDVHENAIVVPKQALVLESTSDTVYVAVDDGQGGTVAQRRELELGYEESDSLEVLSGLREGEDVVIVGQDGLSDQTPISVDEREGPAAAPAMFTSVPAADTAGAAGGSPAAAGGADAAGQAVPGRPGPGGPGGIRGGPPGGFDPSQMTPERMEMMRARMKEWGMSDEQIDQMMERIRSGQGPPGRPPGAPAGRRQGGARGRPQG; this comes from the coding sequence ATGAAACTCAAGAGACTTTTGGGCAAGGCGCGGCCGGCCGGCGCCCTTCTGCTGATAGCGGCCGTGGCCGCCGCGGGCATCGGCTGCGGGCAGTCCAACGCCGAAGCGGGCGGCGACAACCCCCGCGCCGGCCGGGGCGGACCCGGAGGTGGTCCCGGGGGCCGGGGGGGCGGACCGCCGGGCGGCTTTCCGGGGGGATTCCCGCCGGGCTTCGGAGGCTCGGCACCCACCGCCGTGATTCCGGTCAGGGTGACGAGCGCCATTCGACGCGACATCGCGGACTACCTGGAGACGAACGGTTCGCTCGAGGCCGAGAACGAGGTCGACATCGTGGCTCGGACGGCGGGTCCCATCGTCGAACTGAACGTGGAGGAAGGGGATTTCGTGCGGGAGGGCCAGGTGCTGGCACGCATCGACGCCGCGGAAATCGAGGCGCAGTTAGGCATCGCCCGGGTCAACCTGGCCGAGGCGGAACTGTCCTGGAACCGGGCCCAGTCGTCCTACCGCGAGGAAGTCATCAGCCAGGAGGCCTACGACCTCGCCAGATCGACCTTCGAGAGCGCCGCCGCCCAGATCGTCGGTACCGAGATTCTGCTGGACTACACCGTGATCCGGGCGCCGTTCGACGGCCTGATCATCGAACGCGTGATCAAGAACGCGGAGCATGTCCCGACCAACGCGAGGCTGTTCCGGATTTCCGACTTCGACCCGCTGCTCTGTCCGATCCAGCTTCCGGAGAAGGACCTGCCGCGACTCAAGCTGGACCAGTCCGCCCACCTGACGGTCGAGGCCTGGCCCGGGGTGCGCTTTCCGGCCCGGGTGCTGAGGATCAGTCCGGTCGTCGACGCGGCGACCGGTACGGTCAAGGTCACGCTGGAAGTGCAGGCCCAGGGCCGCCTGCGGCCCGGGATGTTCGCCAGCGTGTTTGTCGAGACGGACGTTCACGAGAACGCGATTGTCGTGCCGAAGCAGGCCCTGGTCCTGGAAAGCACTTCCGACACGGTGTACGTGGCGGTCGACGACGGGCAGGGCGGTACCGTCGCCCAGCGCCGCGAACTCGAGCTCGGCTATGAGGAGAGCGACAGCCTGGAAGTGCTCTCCGGCCTCCGCGAGGGCGAGGACGTCGTGATCGTCGGACAGGACGGCCTCTCGGACCAGACGCCGATTTCGGTCGACGAGCGGGAGGGGCCGGCCGCGGCGCCTGCGATGTTCACTTCCGTGCCGGCGGCCGATACCGCAGGTGCGGCCGGCGGGTCACCTGCCGCGGCTGGCGGTGCCGACGCCGCAGGGCAGGCCGTACCGGGGCGGCCCGGGCCAGGCGGCCCCGGAGGCATCCGCGGTGGACCTCCCGGCGGTTTCGATCCCAGCCAGATGACGCCCGAACGGATGGAGATGATGCGGGCCCGCATGAAGGAGTGGGGCATGAGCGACGAGCAGATCGACCAGATGATGGAGCGAATCCGGAGCGGCCAGGGACCGCCGGGAAGGCCGCCTGGCGCTCCGGCGGGCAGGCGGCAGGGCGGAGCGCGCGGCCGACCGCAAGGTTGA